The Planctomycetota bacterium region GTAGCGCGTCGACCGTGCCGGGCACGTTCCCCAAGCGCGCCCGCAACACCGCCAGGTTTTGCCAGATGGGGGCGACGTTGCCAGCGCGGCCACTCACAGCATTCAGCCGCGCCTCGGCCGCGGACCAGTGCATGTGGTCAACGGCGCTCATGGCCGCATCGAATTCACCCTGCCACGGCGCGTCGAACGGCGGGCGCTGCAGCGGCAATTCTTCCTTGAACAAGGCCGGCATCGACGGCAGATTCATCACCCGGGCGATGAACTGGAGCGCCTGTTCATCTTGGGGTTGAAGCTGCAGTTGCATCATCGCGTGGCTGCGCCCCGCCTGCCAATAGCCTTCGGCCAGCAGCATTTCGGCCAGCACGCCCATCGTCTCGTAGACCTGCGGCATTAGCGTGTCGTTGCTGGCTTCGAGCGCGCGTTGCAGCCAACCAATGCCCGTCAGCGAGCCTTCTTGCTGGGCGGCGACAATGGCCTTGTCGGCCAGGGCGATTTGATTGTGCGGGTGCAGGCGGACGAACTCGTTGATTGTGGCGGCCGCTTGCTCGCCCATGCCCAACTGGCTTTGCAGCGTCGCCTTCAATGACAACAAGCAGGCCCGCTCGGGATGCGTCACCAGCAGTCGTTCCACCTGGTCCAGGCAGGCTTGCCGCTGGCCGCCGTCGGCCAGCTTATAGATTTGCTCGAGGTCATGTGCCAGGTCAGCGCAACAGAACTTGAGTTTCTTGCCAGAGCCGCAGGGACACATGGCGTACGGGTCGAGCTGCATGAATCGTTTCGCTTTTCTCTAGGAGTGAAATGAACCCGCGGCGCTGATTGCCGCGCCGCGGGCGTGTTGAACCATAGGATCGCGCGGCCAGTGCGCGACGTGCAACCTGCTTAATGCGCGGCCGCGGTCATTGCCTTGCGCTTCTGCGCCACCAGGGCCAGGAACGCCTTTTGCGGATCGGCGAACTTGACCAGCCCTTCGGACATCAGCGTTTCTTCCAGCTTGACCGGATCGACCAGCCGATCGATCTCGGCCAGCACCTCGGCCGGCGGCAGCTTGTCGACTTGCCGCGTGAAGGTGAGGCCGCTCTTCTCGACGGCGTCGTTGGTGGCCGGCGGGTTGGTTTGAATGTCGCTGCCGGCCAGCGCCTCGACATACTTGGTCGGCGGGTCGGTTGGCTTCTTGGTGCCGGTGCTGGCGAAGATGATCTCCTGGTGCAGCGGCAGCCCCTTGTCGGCCCAGAACTGCTGGTTCTCGGCCCACAACCGCTTGGCGTTGACAATGCCGACCAGGCCTTGCGCGGCTGGCGAAAGTTGTGGCACTGCTTTCTCGGTATAGACGTCCAAGCGCGAGACAAAAATGCTGTACACGCTTTTCAGGCTCTTGGGGTTCGCGCGGCGCTGCGCCCCGCGCCAGACGGCATCGCGCGCCGCCCGATATTGCCGCGCCGAGAAAATCAACGTCACGTTGATCGTCACGCCCGAGGCGGCCAGCTCTTCCAGCGCGTCGAGCCCGGCGGGCGTGGCCGGCACCTTGATCATGCGGTTGGTGTGTCCCTTGGCCCAGCGGCGCCCTTCTTCGATGTAGCGGGCCACGCGCTCGCGGTGGGGCGGGCCGGTCTGCAAGTCTTCGAGCAGCGGGTCGAGTTCAAAGCTGACATAGCCGTCGTCGCCCGCGGTTTGCTGGTTGACGGGCGCAAAGACTTTCTGTGCGTCGGTCACGATCTGGTCGTTCAGCTTCCAGGCCAGGTCATGGTCGTTCAGCCCTTGCTGGATCAGCCGGTCAATGTCCTGGTCAAAGCGACCCGTCTTGATCAGATCGGCGACGATGATCGGGTTCGAGGTGGCGCCGGTGGCGCCAAGCGCGCGATTGCGCGCGACCAGGTCCGGGTCGATCGAATCAAGCCAAACCTTGGTGCCGCATTGGATCAGCGAGCGAATAGGCGAGGTCATGGTGTCGATTTCCTCTGGGTGTGTGGGCGCAGGCTTCCGTCCCCAGTGGCATTCTAGCGATTTTTTGCTGGCATGGTGAGGATTTTCGCATTGCCAAAGCCGGGCACTCTTGGTTGATTTTGCCGGGTAAGGAAAGTAGGCTGAGCCGACGCAACACCCCTTCAGACCAGGATTTCTTGCATGCGATTTCTCTGCGCGCTCGCGGCCTGGCTCGTGCCGGCGGCGCTCTTGGCGGCACTGCCCACCGAGGGGGATGGCTTCCCCGGCTGGCAGGCGCTGCGTGTCATCCATCAACAGGGCAACCCCGACCGGATGTTCGCGGTTGACCTCGACGGCAAAGGTCGACAGGCGGTCGTCGTTGTCAACAAGCGGCAAGGTCGGCTTGATGTCTATCGCTGGACACCCCCCGCCGAACGCGAAGCGGCCAAGCCCGGCGACCCGGCGCGGCCGAACGATTTGCCCATGGCTCCCGACTGGTCACACCACGAAGTGCCGCTCGACGAGCTGCCTTTTGATGCCGTGCCCTATGACTTGGACGGGGACAAGCGGCCCGAGCTGCTGGTCCTGTGCGGCAATCCGATGCGCGTGCTGGCTTTCAAGCAGACCAGCCGCGATCGCTGGGAACGAAACGCCCAATGGCAACTGCTCACCGGCACGCCCGCCGGGCATGACAAGCTGATGCTCGTCCGCCGCCCGGCGGCCGATGCGGCCGAGCTGCTGATCAGCTTTGAGCAAGGGATTCAGGTCGTGCCGCTGGCCGCGCATAGCCGGGCCACCTGGCTATCGCCGCGCGAAAGCCGCAGCCGGTTGAACTGGGGGCTGGTCGATTTGAATGGGGATGGGGCGCTCGACCTGGTCGAATGGTCGGCAACGCCCCATCAAACCATCCGCTGGTTCGAGGCGGTGGCGGGCAAGCTGCTGCCCGCCCAGGTGCTGTACGACCACAACGTACAAGGTTTCGGCGTGTTGCCCCGGTCCAAGGGGGCGGCCGATCTGCTGTTGCTGGGTGGGACGCAAGAAGGACTGCTCCGCCGGTTCGAGCTTTCGCAAGGTGAATCGACCTCGCTCGGTCGCCACGACTCTTTACCCATGCCCGGCGGGACCAAGGCCGCCTGGTGCGGCATCAAGCTCGGCGACCGCGCGGCCATTGTCGCCGCCGACAGTAGCCAGCCGCGCTTGCGCGTACACGACTTAACAGCCAGTGGCTGGCAAACCGAGCAGAGCTTTCCCACGCTGAGCAACGTGAAATCGCTGCTCGCGCCGACAGCTCGGCCGGGCATGCTGCTGTTGTGGATCAAGGACGGCGCCGACCTGCAACAATCGTCGTGGCAGTCGAACCGGTTGAGCTATCCGCAACCCTTCCCGGGCGAGACCGATAGCGACGATCGCAAGATCGTGGCCCTGGAAACGGTTGGGCGGACGACCTGGTGGGCCCAGCGCGTCGGGGCGCACCTCGACTTGTACACTTGGCCCGTCGATCAGGAAAAGCCGACGCGCAAGCGGTTCAGCAACGTCGGCTCAAAGGGAACCGGTTCGTCGTCGGCCAAGATCGAAAAGGTGGTCTGGCTGGGGGGCGCGAAGATCTTGGCCCAGGTCGCCTACGCCACGACGGCCAAGTTGATGAGCGTGGACGACGACGGCAAAGTCACCACGACCGAGCCAGCGAACCTGGCCAAGGTGGACCTGGGCGAGTTCATGCTGTTTGAAAAAGGGGGCAAGCCCGGCGAGTATCAACCGGCCCGGCTTACGGACGGCGTGTTGCAATGGCTGGGGCCGGACTTGAACCCCGTCGATCAGTTGATGTTGCCCGAGGGGCAAAAGCTGGCCGCCTTCGTGCGTCGCGCGGGCGAGACGTCGGGCTGGGCATTGGAACAAGGCGGCGCGTTCATCCACCGGCTCGAACCCGACAAGTCGGGTTTGCTGCGCGTGGCCGAGAGCTTCCGCCCGCCGCACGCCGTGCAGTTGGCCTTTGACGCGGTGCTAGGGTTGGTGCTGATCGACAGCGAGCAGATCATCCGCCTGTCGCCAGGCCGCGCCGTCGAATTGAAGCTGTTGGACAGCATCGACGGCCGCGTCGGTCGTCCCAGTGGCGTGAAAGAGGCGACGATCCATCGCATTCTGGTCGCCGATGTCGAGGGGCGCGGCGAGCCCGACGTGCTGCTGTGCGACGATCGCCGGCATCAATTGACGCTGCTGCGCCGGATGAACAAAGAGTTGAAATCGGTCGCCTCGTGGCAGGTCTTCGACGATCAGGCTTACCCCTACGGTGGCGGTCATGGCGAAGCCCGCGTCACCGAGCCGCGCGCCGTCGTCGGCTTTGATGGCGACGGCGACGGGCAGCAAGACCTGGCCCTGATCTGCCACGACCGAGTGTTGATCTATCTGGCCCGGGAGGGCGTGAAATGAGCATGACTCGTTGGGAAATTATCGCGCGGCATGCGCTGTTCGCGGTTGGGCTGGTGTGGGCATCGCTGCCCGGTGCGGTGGTCGTCGCGGCCGAGCAGGTGACGGTCACGCTGGTCGGCGGGGCCAAGATCACCGCTCCCTTGTTGCGTGAAAACGATGAAGGGGTGGTCCTCGACCTGGGGAACGACGTGCTCCACTTGCCGTCACGGCGCATCTTGGACGTGCAGCGTCAGACCGGCGCGGCCGGCGGCGCGGCAGCCAAGCTCGACGCCGGGCTGTTCACCACCGGCCGGCTCGAAGCGGCCGACGTGCCGACGCTAGTCAAGCGATTTGGCGACGCCGTGGTCCTGGTTCGCAGCCCCGAAGGACTGGGCAGCGGGTTCATCATCAGCAGCGAAGGGCACCTGATCACCAACTATCACGTCGTCGAGCGGCAGACCAAGCTGAGCGTCACGATGTTCCGCCGCACTGCCGCGGGCTACGAAAAGGACGAACTCAAGAAGATCAAGATTCTGGCGCTGCAGCCGCTGCGCGATCTGGCGCTGTTGCAACTGGACCTGACCGAGATGAAAGGACCGGCGCCGCGTCCGGTGGTGATCAACGACCGGGACGATTTGCACGTGGGGAACCTGGTGTTCGCCATTGGCAATCCGCTGGGGCTCGAACGGTCGGTGACGCAAGGGATCGTCAGCTCGACCACGCGGACCATCGGCCACATGCGCTTGATCCAGACCGATGCGGCGATCAACCCCGGCAATAGCGGCGGCCCGATGTTCAATCAGCGCGGCGAGATCGTCGGCGTGGTGTGCGCCGGCGCGACCAGCTTTCAAGGGCTGGCGTTCGGCATCCCCGCCTGTGATTTGATTGATTTCCTGGTCCATCGAGAAAGCTTCCTGTATGACGCCTCGCAGCCGCAAAACGGCGTGACATACCTGCCGCCGCCGTCGTTAAAGTCCGGCAGCCAAGTCGACACGACCGGCGACAAATCAAGATCGAGCCAGCGCGCCACCGAACCCTCGAAGAGAACCAAGCCATGAGCATTCGCCACGATGTTTCCCGACTGATTGTCCGCGCTGGCGTGTTCGTCGCCGGGCTGACCTTGGTGGTGGCCGGCGCGGCCAGCGCCGCGGACCCGTTGCCATCGACGATCGATTGTCTGCCTGAGCGGACGATGGTGGTCGTGCGGATGCCGTCGCCGGCGGCGATGTGGCAGGCGATGAAAGAGCGGACCAAGATCGGCGCTTACATGACCGATCCCGAGCGGCTCGGCAAGCTGACCAAGATCTTTCGCGACGCCATCGGCGACGAATGGGACGAGTTTGTCCAGGACTTGGGAAAGTACCAGCTCAAGGCCGAGGACTTGCCCGGCTTGTTTCATGGCGAATGCTCGCTGGCGGTGATCTATGGCCAGGCCGATGACAAGCTGAGCCACGCGGCGGTGCTGATCACGTTGGAACCGTCGGGGGATGTCGGCGAGCGGTTCGTGTCGGCCATCGAACAGGCCATTGAAGAACAGAAGGAAGACGAAAACCCGATCGCGCGCGTTGACGAGCAATTGGCCGAGCAAAAGGTGATGCGATTGACGCTGCCCGCCGACGCCTTCATCGACAAGGACGACGACGACAAGGCCAAGCGGAACTACATCGACTGGCACGCGTTCATCGCCCGGGTTGGCCCGCGGATTGCCATGCTGTTCACCATGCCGGTCGACATCGACGCCGACGAGTCGAAGCCCGTTGACCAGCGCGCGGCTAGCGAGGCCGAAGCCGAGTTTGGCCGCACGACGCTGGGGCAGTACCTGGCCCAGTTGACCGGCGGGTCGAACCGCGCGTGCAAGCTGTTCAACGCGCCGGGGGCGGCCGAAGTGACGCCCGCCGGCGAGTTGGGGTCGGAATTGGCGATCGATCTGAAGCCGGCCGTCACCTGGCTGACGTCGCTGGCCGCGGAACTCGACAAGCGTGAAAAGGACGAAGACGCGGTCAAGATTTTGCCGGTGGTCAAGGCGGCGGCGCTCGATGGCTTGGGCCCGATTATCTATCGCGCCACGCTCGACGGCGCCGTGGCGCGGGCCGTGGGCTTCGTTTCGGCTCCGTCGCCGCGCGGCGGCGTGCTGTCGGTCCTCGACCAGACTCCGTTGCCCGCGCAACCGGCCGGTTGGGTCGCGGCCGACGTGCTTGACTATGCGCACGTCAGCGCCGACTTGGGCAAGTTGTATCGCGAGGCGAAGAACTCGCTAATCGGCTTGATTGGCGAAAAGGCCAGCGGCGCGTTCGGCGCGATCGAACTGCAATTGCAAGGGGCGCTCAAAACCGACGTCACCACGCTGCTCTCGTCGCTGGGGCAACAGCACGTGCAGGTCAATTTCCCCTTGGAAGGGGGCGCGCCGCCGGCCGGCGATCCGTTCGCCGCCCAGGCGATGAATCGCACGGCCGTGGTCTGGCACGTTAAGGACGAAGACTTGTGGCGGCGCGTACTCGAGACGATTTCCGCGGTCGGCGCCGGCAAGGTGATCGAGGAGCAAGGTTTCACCGGCATCCGCTTTGAACAAGGGGCGCTCAAAGGGGGCGTGTTCGTCGGACAGAACCACTTGGTCGTTGGCGTCGGCTCCGGCGTGCTCGAACCGGTGTTGGCCGGCTTGCGCCGCCCGCCCGAGGGGGCGGACGCACTCGCCGGCAGCGCCGATTACCGCCGGGCGCGCGAACTGCTGCCGGCGCGGAACGGGCTGTTCCTGCAGGTCAGCAACTTGGGGCTACAGTTGCAGAACTCGCGCCAGCAGATGCAGATGGCCGTCGACTTGCTAAAGCACGCCAACCTGGACAAGACCGAAGACGACGCCACGCGCTGGCTGAACGCATACATCGAAGCGATGAAGACGCTGTTGCCGACCGGCGACGAGGCAAAGAACTTGTATGGCCTGCAAGTGATGCAAGGCTCGGCCACCGAACACGGGTTGGTGATTGAAACCGTGCTCGAGATGACGCCGCGCGAGTGATTATTTCCGGCGTCAGGCGCGTTCGGCGCGGTGTTAACCCCTCTCCTCCCGGGAGAGGGTGGCGGCGCTAGCCGCCGGGTGAGGGTCCACGTGGCCCCGTGCGACGCGTTCCACCAGGGCGACGGGGACCCTCATCCGGCCTTCGGCCACCTTCTCCCGAGGGGAGAAGGGTTGCTACGTGCCGTGTGAAGTGAACAAAGCACATATAAAAGAGCCGCCGGCTTGCGCCGGCGGCTCTGGATCGTCTTCAGGCGATGTGGCGCAACTTGCAGTTCACACGTCGCACAGTTGTACGGCCTGCTTCAGGCCGGCTAGCGGGTCGCGGGTGGGAATGAACTCGTGTCCCACGTAGCCTTGGTAGTTGATCTCGACCAGCTTCCGCATGATCGGCGGGAAGAAGATTTCCTGGTGCTCGTCCAACTCGCCGCGGCCCGGGTTGCCGGCCGTGTGAATGTGGCCGATCACGTCCTGGCACTGGTCAATGCGGCGGATCACGTCGCCGTTCATGATCTGGACATGGTAAATGTCAAACAGCAGCTTGGCCCGCGGCGAGCCGACGCGGCGGCAAATGTTCGCCACGTAGTCGATGTCGTCACCCTGGTAGCCGGGGTGACCCTTCATCGGGTGCGACGAGTCGCGCGTGTTGAGGTGCTCGATGCAGACGGTCACCCCCTTCTTCTCGCCGTACAGGGCCAGCTCTTTCAGGCCGCGAACGGTGTTGTCGGCCCCTTCTTCCAAGGAAATCTCGCCGCTCTTGGGGTCTTCGGCGTCGCGCCACTTGTAACCGGTAAAGGCGATCACCGCCGGAAAGCCCGCGTCGGCGCAGTCGTCGATGGTCTTCTTGGTCCGCGCTAGCACTTCTTCGTGATACTTCGGGTTGTTCAGGCCCTTCATGAACGGCGCGCCGGGCATGCCGTTCGGGGCCAGCGCGCAAATGAGCCCGTGCTGCTTCAACACCGACCAATGTTCCGGCGCGATGATCTCGATCGACTTGCAGCCGAGTTGCTTGGAGACCTGGCAGGTCTTTTCCACGTCCCACATCTCGCCGGCGACGTTGAAACACCAGAAGACGACCGAGTGCTTGATGTTCCCCTTCAGCGCAGTCGGACCTTCGGCGGCGTCGGCGTCGCCGGTCAGGGCGGCCGCGCCGATCGAGGCGGCCCCGGCGGCGGCGCCGGCCCGAGCCAGGAAGCTGCGCCGGCTGACATTCGAGCGGCGCGACGATTGCGAACGACGATTCATGACATGTTCCTCGTGGTTGGAAACAAGCTGGTGGTTGATGGCGGCTCGGTGAAATCGAGTTTAGCGAATCTTCTGATCGGGGAGCGTTTGCTTCACTCCTTCGTCCAGCGGCATTACGTCATTGACGATCCCCAGTTGCCCCAGCTGCGCGGCCAGCTCGGCCTGCAGGCGCATGAGTTGCGCCGTGTGCCGCGGGTCGCGGACCAGGTTCTTGCGCTCCTCGGGATCGCTCTTCAGGTCATACAGTTCCGCCAGATGTCGATCGGTCTTTCCGTCGCCGTGCGGGTAGTGCATGTACTTCCAGCGCTCGGTGCGGATGCCGCGGATGTTGGGCGTGTAGGGGAACTGCTTTTCATAGTTGTAATGGTACACGAACGAAGTTCGCCAGGCCGGGTCGGCGTCGCGAACCAGCTTGACCCAGGAGCGGCCGTGAATCTTTTCGAGCGCCGGCGCGTGGCACAACTCCAACAGGCTCGGCGCCATGTCGACCGTCAGCGTCAGCGATTCGACCTGCCGGCCGGGCTTGCCGTTGGTCAGGCCCGCATAGCGGACGATGATCGGAATGCGAATGCTCGGCTCGTGCATGGTCCGCTTGTCGACCATGCCATCCTCGCCGTTCAACAAGCCGTTGTCCCCCATGAAGACGATGATCGTGTTGTCAAGCTGGCCCGTCTTTTCCAGCAGTCCGACCAGCCGCCCCACGCTGTCGTCGACCGAGAGAATCGTTCCCCAATAAGCCCGAGTCATGGCGGCAAAGTCTTTCACCGCGGCGGGGCTGTCGTCGGGAAACTTCTTGCGCCACTCGAACAGCGGGCCATAGATTCCGTGCCAGGTATACAGCCGCTGGCGAATCCAGTCGGGCTTGTCGTCCAACTCGAAGGCGCTCTGGGGGTACCGCACGTCGACCGAATCGAACGTGTGCTCGTACTTCTGCTCGGGCAGGTAAAAGCTGTGCGGCGCTTTGTGACCCAGCATCAACAGCCAGGGGCGGTCGCCGCGCTGCTGGGCGAGCCACTTCTCGGCCAGCTCGGTGACCACCGTGGTGTAGTAGCCGGGCAACGTCCGCCGCGCGCCGTCGACGTTGAACTCGGTGTCGAAGTACTTCCCCTGCCCCTTGTGGGTGACGAAGTAATCGAAGCCAGGGCGCTTCTCGTCGTTCTCCTCACCCATGTGCCACTTGCCGATGTAGGCCGTGGCGTAACCGGTGTCGTGCAGCACGCCCGGGAAATGCTTGAGCGTGTTGGGGAACTCGGTGAAGTTGTTGGTCACGCCGTGGGCGTGGGCATACAGCCCGCCGAGGATCGAGGCCCGGCTGGGCGAGCAGAGGCTCGTCGTGCAAAAGGCGTTGCGGAAGTGGACCCCTTGCTGGGCCAATCGGTCGACGTGCGGCGTCTTCAGGTAAGGGTGCCCGGCGCAGCCGAGCGCATCCCAGCGCAGGTCGTCGCAGAGAATGAACAACACATTCGGCCGCCGCGGCGCATTGGCTGCGGATGCCATTTGCCCGATCGTAAATACGAGCAGTGCGGCGACGAGTGAGAAGACAGTGCGATGAGTTCGATGTGGCATGCAATAACCAGAATTCGATTTCGCAAGGACCGACAAACACCCCTCCCTTTCAGGGAGGGGCTGGGGGAGGGTAAAGACGTAACCAATCAAAGACGCTTCCACCTCACGTCGGCCAGAACCAGCCTTCTCCC contains the following coding sequences:
- a CDS encoding trypsin-like peptidase domain-containing protein, which gives rise to MIARHALFAVGLVWASLPGAVVVAAEQVTVTLVGGAKITAPLLRENDEGVVLDLGNDVLHLPSRRILDVQRQTGAAGGAAAKLDAGLFTTGRLEAADVPTLVKRFGDAVVLVRSPEGLGSGFIISSEGHLITNYHVVERQTKLSVTMFRRTAAGYEKDELKKIKILALQPLRDLALLQLDLTEMKGPAPRPVVINDRDDLHVGNLVFAIGNPLGLERSVTQGIVSSTTRTIGHMRLIQTDAAINPGNSGGPMFNQRGEIVGVVCAGATSFQGLAFGIPACDLIDFLVHRESFLYDASQPQNGVTYLPPPSLKSGSQVDTTGDKSRSSQRATEPSKRTKP
- a CDS encoding transaldolase; this encodes MTSPIRSLIQCGTKVWLDSIDPDLVARNRALGATGATSNPIIVADLIKTGRFDQDIDRLIQQGLNDHDLAWKLNDQIVTDAQKVFAPVNQQTAGDDGYVSFELDPLLEDLQTGPPHRERVARYIEEGRRWAKGHTNRMIKVPATPAGLDALEELAASGVTINVTLIFSARQYRAARDAVWRGAQRRANPKSLKSVYSIFVSRLDVYTEKAVPQLSPAAQGLVGIVNAKRLWAENQQFWADKGLPLHQEIIFASTGTKKPTDPPTKYVEALAGSDIQTNPPATNDAVEKSGLTFTRQVDKLPPAEVLAEIDRLVDPVKLEETLMSEGLVKFADPQKAFLALVAQKRKAMTAAAH
- a CDS encoding sulfatase, with the protein product MPHRTHRTVFSLVAALLVFTIGQMASAANAPRRPNVLFILCDDLRWDALGCAGHPYLKTPHVDRLAQQGVHFRNAFCTTSLCSPSRASILGGLYAHAHGVTNNFTEFPNTLKHFPGVLHDTGYATAYIGKWHMGEENDEKRPGFDYFVTHKGQGKYFDTEFNVDGARRTLPGYYTTVVTELAEKWLAQQRGDRPWLLMLGHKAPHSFYLPEQKYEHTFDSVDVRYPQSAFELDDKPDWIRQRLYTWHGIYGPLFEWRKKFPDDSPAAVKDFAAMTRAYWGTILSVDDSVGRLVGLLEKTGQLDNTIIVFMGDNGLLNGEDGMVDKRTMHEPSIRIPIIVRYAGLTNGKPGRQVESLTLTVDMAPSLLELCHAPALEKIHGRSWVKLVRDADPAWRTSFVYHYNYEKQFPYTPNIRGIRTERWKYMHYPHGDGKTDRHLAELYDLKSDPEERKNLVRDPRHTAQLMRLQAELAAQLGQLGIVNDVMPLDEGVKQTLPDQKIR
- a CDS encoding TIM barrel protein — protein: MNRRSQSSRRSNVSRRSFLARAGAAAGAASIGAAALTGDADAAEGPTALKGNIKHSVVFWCFNVAGEMWDVEKTCQVSKQLGCKSIEIIAPEHWSVLKQHGLICALAPNGMPGAPFMKGLNNPKYHEEVLARTKKTIDDCADAGFPAVIAFTGYKWRDAEDPKSGEISLEEGADNTVRGLKELALYGEKKGVTVCIEHLNTRDSSHPMKGHPGYQGDDIDYVANICRRVGSPRAKLLFDIYHVQIMNGDVIRRIDQCQDVIGHIHTAGNPGRGELDEHQEIFFPPIMRKLVEINYQGYVGHEFIPTRDPLAGLKQAVQLCDV